The Triticum aestivum cultivar Chinese Spring chromosome 4B, IWGSC CS RefSeq v2.1, whole genome shotgun sequence sequence CAAATTTATAACTGAACCTATTTCCTTTAACTCCAGGCAACATGAACGAAGGAGGCTCGGCTCTCACCGCACCCTGCACGCCGGGACGGCAGCCGGGGCGCATTTCGGGTTTGGGATGGCCCTGTAGTGGACATTGTTCCCCGTTAGCCTACGGTGAATCCTGTAGTCAGGGACATGGATGGACTGAAAGCTTGCATCGCTGCCCTGCAACTGCAGTGGCTCAAGGGTCTCCACCACGTCGCTCATCAACGGCCTCGCCTTGGGGTTCTGGCTCAGGCAGTAGTATGCCAGGCTGCAAGCCTTGTGAGCTGCTCTGACTGAGTACTGCCCCTCCAGCCTCGGGTCGATGATCTGGAGAAGCCTCCTCTTGTCATTCAGCTTGGGGCAGGCCCAGTCCACCAAGCTGTGCTCCCTGCTGGACCGTGACTTGTCGATGGACTTGCGCCCTGTGAGCAGCTCCAGAAGGACGACGCCAAAGCTGTAGACGTCGCTTCTAGCAGTCAAGTGGCCTGCTCATATTAGGCAGATACATGCAAACAATTCACCGTCAGATTCTGCTAATGATACTCCTATGTCGAGCAAATGATGTGTGGTTTCAGCTCATGCAGTAGAAATGGTACTTCTGTGACTGGACAAAATGGAATCGGTGTCTTCTAAGAAAATTAGTTACTCCAAAGGAAATTTACAAAATGAGGACAGTACCGGTCATCACATATTCAGGGGCAGCATAACCATATGTTCCCATCACTCTCGTCGATACATGGGTCTCATCACCTTCTGGTCCAGCTTTTGCCAGGCCAAAGTCAGACAGCTTGGCAGTATAATCCTGTGTCAATTCAAATCAAAGATAAATGTCATTATGTGAATCATATAATTATTCCTGATGGTTATGCGTAGAACTGAAAACAAACAAGGCATGCGCAAGTAATCACTCAACAGAGTCTAGCAGAATGTTCGAGGTCTTGAAATCTCTGTAGATAACAGGCCTTTGAGCATTGTGGAGGCAAGCCAACCCTTTGGCAGCTCCCAAAGCTATAGACATCCTAGTAGCCCAGGGTAAAGGGGATGCTGTCTCTGACAGAGAAGAAAAAAACAAGATATGTGGTTAGCAAAATTTCTTTCCTAACCAATACAAGTTTACTCCAACACATAAGTACAAATATAGTTGATTAGTATAGTGCATATGCCTTAACTAATCAATATATGCATATAGTTTCATTTATAAATGCACCAAAATAATGCAAACTTCCACCGTAACATGCAGAAGGAATGCATAACAACGGGTGGGGCAAAATATGATGATGCTTGTATCTCATAATGATAATATTTACAGGTCCTAGATTCAGACTCCAATTGGGAACCAGAAAGACTGCCAAGTGCCACCCAATTGGCTTACCATCCACAACCAAGCAAACCAGAATGTTTAAGTGAAGACTTGTTCAAGTTGCTAAACTATGAGGAAGTCAGAAAAGTTGGGATGATTAACATGTCAGTTTTAACAAGATTGTAGAAACTAGTACAACTTTCCCCAACTACAAGTATTTTGGTAGAGGGAGTATATATCTCCTAAGTACAATTTCCAACAATAGTACATTCAAATAACAGACCAAATTGTACTCAGTTCAAAAACAAAAGATACCATTTACTGGATAATCTCTGGGGTGAAAATTTTAAGCCCTACAAAGTTTAGGTTGAAATGAAATTTTGCCTGAATTAATCCCGCTACTAATCATTTGCAAAATAGTACAAAGTTGATAGAAGATGCCAAGGCACCTACTTTAGATCCCGGCAGAAAGAAAGAACATGTCTAGCTATATGGCAGACAAAGAGGTGTTGCACCGACAATGCTTAGTTGAAAAGCACATAAATTTTATTGAGCATTTTATGATCAGCTTAAGGTTTTCTTATCAGTGAAGATGGCATTCAAGAAAAGAGAGGCGAGAAAATGAGTAAACATATTGTGCGAGAGAAGTTGCTAACAGTAAGAGAAGTATTACTTCGAAATAAATGATTTTCTAGACTTCCTCGAAACATGAACTCGTAGACAAGCAGCCGGTGATCATCTTCACAGCAATATCCAATCAACTTTACTAGATTTGGATGCCTTAGCTGCCCCAGGAAATTAACCTCGGTCTGACCACGAAACAGAGAATGAGTTAACAACGAAACATATTGACAACTCATTAGCAAAATGAGAACTTCAGCAAAGTACTGACTTAACAGGGTAATGACAGTATGCAAAAATAATAATTCCGAAACAAGTTTAATAGCATTATCTTAGCAGTCATTCACATTAACATACGAAGTTAAGTCTCTTTGATTGGTGATATTGCTTGTCTCAGCACACCAAGTACATAATTATGTCAATTACACGAGATAGATACTAATGACCTTTACCATCTTATCAACTTCCCACATTTTGATCATAATGGATACCCAGCATAAAGTGTTTTTACTACAATTTAAACTCACCAAGGGTTATTCAGATTAAGTAATCAAATTTTGTATATAGTCCTCAATGTGTGTTTTCATTGCAAGGATGCTTATTAGACACATGAGCATGACTGCATGAACCACAGATACATAGCATCTGCAGATTTCACAAGACTGCATGCATAACTAGGATATATCAAAGTTCTGGTATAAGTATAAAATTTATGGATGTCCATGCACACAATAAACACTATAGATCGTGGAAAATACTGAACAATTTGGTGACTCACAAGCCATTCCCTGTGTCCTTGATGTCCATCTTTGTTGAGCACCTTGACAGCAACAGGCAGCGATTTCAGGCCAACCCGGACATTCTCGTCTATATAACCCTTGTAAACAGTCCCAAAGCCTCCTTCACCAAGAACATAAGCGGCACGAAAGCTCTTTGTGATTGTTTCAAGCTCAAACAATGTGAAGGCAATCACATTGTTGTATATGGAAATGTCCTTGGTATCTTCAATCTTGCCAGGCGTTGAAGGATCACTTATG is a genomic window containing:
- the LOC123091564 gene encoding probable serine/threonine-protein kinase PBL8, with product MGNCGTREENAVVAAHAQVQQLHLLQHSAKNALADRKHNRTFSDISDPSTPGKIEDTKDISIYNNVIAFTLFELETITKSFRAAYVLGEGGFGTVYKGYIDENVRVGLKSLPVAVKVLNKDGHQGHREWLTEVNFLGQLRHPNLVKLIGYCCEDDHRLLVYEFMFRGSLENHLFRKTASPLPWATRMSIALGAAKGLACLHNAQRPVIYRDFKTSNILLDSDYTAKLSDFGLAKAGPEGDETHVSTRVMGTYGYAAPEYVMTGHLTARSDVYSFGVVLLELLTGRKSIDKSRSSREHSLVDWACPKLNDKRRLLQIIDPRLEGQYSVRAAHKACSLAYYCLSQNPKARPLMSDVVETLEPLQLQGSDASFQSIHVPDYRIHRRLTGNNVHYRAIPNPKCAPAAVPACRVR